Proteins from a single region of Catenulispora acidiphila DSM 44928:
- a CDS encoding inositol-3-phosphate synthase, translating to MGSVRVAIIGVGNCAASLVQGVEYYKDADPNAKVPGLMHVQFGDYHVSDLEFVAAFDVDAKKVGLDLADAIGASENNTIKIADVPPTGVVVQRGHTNDGLGKYYRQTIVESDAEPVDMVAALKAAKADVVVCYLPVGSQSAVEYYAQVAIDAKVAFVNALPVFIAGTKAWADKFEAAGVPIVGDDIKSQVGATITHRVLAKLFEDRGVVLDRTMQLNVGGNMDFMNMLERERLESKKISKTQAVTSQLSHDLGAGNVHIGPSDYVAWLDDRKWAYVRLEGRAFGDVPLNLEYKLEVWDSPNSAGVIIDAVRCAKIALDRGIGGPILSASSYFMKSPPVQYFDDEARDAVEAFIKGEVER from the coding sequence ATGGGTTCGGTTCGAGTAGCGATCATCGGCGTCGGTAACTGCGCCGCCTCGCTGGTGCAGGGCGTCGAGTACTACAAGGACGCCGACCCCAACGCCAAGGTCCCCGGCCTGATGCACGTCCAGTTCGGCGACTACCACGTCTCCGACCTGGAGTTCGTCGCCGCCTTCGACGTCGACGCCAAGAAGGTCGGGCTGGACCTGGCCGACGCCATCGGCGCCAGCGAGAACAACACCATCAAGATCGCCGACGTCCCGCCGACCGGCGTGGTCGTGCAGCGCGGCCACACCAACGACGGCCTGGGCAAGTACTACCGCCAGACCATCGTGGAGTCCGACGCCGAGCCGGTCGACATGGTCGCCGCGCTGAAGGCCGCCAAGGCCGACGTCGTCGTGTGCTACCTGCCGGTGGGCTCGCAGTCCGCCGTCGAGTACTACGCGCAGGTCGCGATCGACGCCAAGGTGGCGTTCGTCAACGCGCTGCCGGTGTTCATCGCCGGGACCAAGGCCTGGGCGGACAAGTTCGAGGCCGCGGGCGTCCCGATCGTGGGCGACGACATCAAGTCCCAGGTCGGCGCGACCATCACGCACCGCGTGCTGGCCAAGCTGTTCGAGGACCGCGGCGTGGTGCTGGACCGCACCATGCAGCTGAACGTCGGCGGCAACATGGACTTCATGAACATGCTCGAGCGCGAGCGCCTGGAGTCCAAGAAGATCTCCAAGACCCAGGCCGTCACCTCGCAGCTGTCCCACGACCTCGGCGCCGGCAACGTGCACATCGGCCCGTCGGACTACGTGGCCTGGCTCGACGACCGCAAGTGGGCCTACGTGCGCCTCGAGGGCCGCGCGTTCGGCGACGTCCCGCTGAACCTGGAGTACAAGCTCGAGGTCTGGGACTCCCCGAACTCCGCCGGCGTCATCATCGACGCGGTGCGCTGCGCCAAGATCGCGCTGGACCGCGGTATCGGCGGCCCGATCCTGTCGGCCTCGTCCTACTTCATGAAGTCCCCGCCGGTGCAGTACTTCGACGACGAGGCGCGCGACGCCGTCGAGGCCTTCATCAAGGGTGAAGTCGAGCGCTGA